A stretch of DNA from Halococcus agarilyticus:
CGCGCTCCCCTCGCTCTCCTCGACGGTGGTCTCGATCCGACCGTCGTCGAGCAACACCCGATCGCCCGGCGCGATGCCCGCGATCGACGTCGAGAGGCCGATCGCCTCGGGGGTCGCGCTCTCGCTCTCGACGAACCGGATCGTCGACCCCGTTTCGACCTCGATCGACCCGTCGAGCGGTGCGGTCCGGATCTCGGGACCGGGGAGGTCGAGCAGCGTGGCGACCGAGGGCTCGGTCGTCGCGTCGACGTCCCGGACCCGCTCGACGAGGGCCGCACGCTCGTCGGTCGAGCCGTGGCTGGCGTTGAGTCGCGCGAGCGCCATCCCGGCGTCGACGAGCGCCGCGATGGTCCCGCGCGACTCGGAGGCGGGACCGAGGGTACAGACGATCTTGGTTGTGTGCATCGTTCTCCGGCGTTTCCGGCACACCGACGAGAGCAGTGTGTACGGACGAACGTCACCCGCCGCTACGAACGGCCGACACAAGAAGATTACTCATGAGCGAAAGAATACGCCGAACCGAGGACGAAGCGTCCGCGAGCGCTCAGGCCCGCTCGACACGGAGCTCGTGGGCCTCGACGTCCTCGAAGGCGGCGACCCGGCCGCCGACCGTCACCTCGCCGTCGTCGGTCGCGACGGTGAGTGCGGCGGTCAGGCCGGTCTCGTCCCGGGCGATCCCTACTACTCGCCCCGAGATCGACCGGGGTTCGCCGGTGGCGGTGTCGCGGCCCTCGATCGCCACGGTGAACGATCCCTCGCCGTCGTCGAGGTCGGCCACGCATCGACGGATCGAGGCGTACCGCCTGGGGAAGTCGAGGTCCTCACCGTCGTCGAGCACGGGGTCGGCGGTGGACCAGAGCAGGGTGTTGAAGAATCCCGAAACCAGAAACCCGAGCTCCGAGCGATCGAACACCACGCCGTAGCGCTCGCGGTTCCACGCGAGCGCGTCCTGGGTGGCGTAGACCGCGTGCTCGCCGTCGCCGACCGCGACCACCGGCGTCGTGACGCCCTCGCGTTCCCGGACGGTGGTGGCGATCGACGCGTAGTCGTACCCCTCGGGGGCGGGAGCGTCGGCGGCGGAGGTGACGAGGAGTTCGGTGGCGACGTTCGCACGATGTCGGTCGGCGAGCTTTTCCTCGAACCGCGCCACGAGATCGGGCGTCAGCGAGAGGATGAGCTCGTACTCGGCCTCGGCGATCACGCTCTCGATGTGCCGGAGGATGGTCGAGCGGGACTTGACGAGCGAGGCAGCTTCGGCATCGCGGGCGGGTGCGGTGTAGTGCGCCCGGAGGTCGCCGACGAGCGCGTCGAGCGAGTCGTGGACGCCCTCGAACGCCGCCTCGGGGTCGACCGCGAGCACCTCGATGGGACGGGACTCCCGGAGTTCGACGAGGCCACGCTCGGCGAGGCTCCGGACGGTGTCGTACACCCGGGGCTGGGGGATGTCGGTCCGGTCGGCGATCTCGGAGGCGGTCAGCCGGCCGTGTTCGAGCACCACGAGGTAGGCGTCGGTCTCGTACTCGTTGAGGTCGAACCGCTGGTTCACCCGGCCGAGCGCGCCGGCGAGATCGTCCGAGACCATAGTCACTACTCACATCGTACACCCAATTGAGTACTGTGGTTCGACGCGCACCGGGATCGTGGGTGATCGAGCGACGACTCACCGCTCGTGGGCGAGCGCTGCCAGCTCCACTATTGCTGCTCGCCGTCGAGCGCTTCGACGGGCCCCAATCCGGAGAGGGCGTCGTGCTCCGCGAGCGCGACAGCCTCCTCGTGGTAGTCCGCATAAACCGTTTCGGCCCACTCGTAGGCGGCGGGGGCGGCGGTGTCGGCGTACAGCCGCAGGAGACCGGTTTCGTCGTCGTACACCCCGACGCCGATCCGGTCGTCACACAGCGTGAGGCCGAACGGCAGGTCGTCGTGAACCCGGAGCGTGAGGTTCCCGCTCGCGAACGCCGCCGCCGCGCGGTCGGGGTTCGCGGTGAGGAGGTTCTCGACGACCGACGGGGGGAAGACGGCATCGGTCACCATCCCGTCGACGATGCGCTCGTGGATCTCGTCGAGGTGGAGCGGGTTGATCGAGGCGGGGTCGAGCCCGCGCAGCGTGGTGGTCTCGGTCACCAGCGACATGAACCGGTTCACCGGCCGATACGGGTCGCCCGGCGCGGCGGTCGTCACGGTCGCGTCGGCGAACAGCTCGACGTCGAGACCCACGCCGTGCGCGTCGGCGACCCGCAGGATCGGTGCGAGCTCCCACGCCGTCTCGATGGAGGCGTCGAACGTGGCGACCGCCTCGGCGCACACCTCGCCGAGCGGCGTGAGCACGAACTCGCCGCCGGAGCGTTCGACGAGGCCGTGCTCGCCGAGCGCCCGCGTGAACCGATGCACGGTGGATTTCGACACGCCGAGACGCGCCTCCAGCTCCCGACGATCCATCTCGCCCTCCGCCTGCAGTGCGTCGAGCACCGGAGCCCGCCTGACGATCTCGATGAGCCGCTCGGTGTCCATCCCTTCCTGGGACGTTTCGGCATGACAATATTAAACGTATCCCCCGTCGCCCCACCTCCCGAAGGACCTCGTCGGGCCGAGCACGAACGGCGCGTCCCCCGGCGCGACCGACGGACTCCTGCGTTCGATCGGAACGCGAGTCCGGTCATCGCGGACGGCCGTCCCACGATCTGCGACGGTCTCACGCGGTGGGACGATCCCGCTCGGTGACTATAACCGGCTGTCGATCCTTTCGGTACCTGTTGACGAACGGCACGCAGTCGTTCGTTCGAACGACCAACTGATAGTGGAGCAACCAATGGCAAGCAGCAC
This window harbors:
- a CDS encoding helix-turn-helix transcriptional regulator, which gives rise to MDTERLIEIVRRAPVLDALQAEGEMDRRELEARLGVSKSTVHRFTRALGEHGLVERSGGEFVLTPLGEVCAEAVATFDASIETAWELAPILRVADAHGVGLDVELFADATVTTAAPGDPYRPVNRFMSLVTETTTLRGLDPASINPLHLDEIHERIVDGMVTDAVFPPSVVENLLTANPDRAAAAFASGNLTLRVHDDLPFGLTLCDDRIGVGVYDDETGLLRLYADTAAPAAYEWAETVYADYHEEAVALAEHDALSGLGPVEALDGEQQ
- the trmB gene encoding HTH-type sugar sensing transcriptional regulator TrmB, with product MVSDDLAGALGRVNQRFDLNEYETDAYLVVLEHGRLTASEIADRTDIPQPRVYDTVRSLAERGLVELRESRPIEVLAVDPEAAFEGVHDSLDALVGDLRAHYTAPARDAEAASLVKSRSTILRHIESVIAEAEYELILSLTPDLVARFEEKLADRHRANVATELLVTSAADAPAPEGYDYASIATTVREREGVTTPVVAVGDGEHAVYATQDALAWNRERYGVVFDRSELGFLVSGFFNTLLWSTADPVLDDGEDLDFPRRYASIRRCVADLDDGEGSFTVAIEGRDTATGEPRSISGRVVGIARDETGLTAALTVATDDGEVTVGGRVAAFEDVEAHELRVERA